In Nomia melanderi isolate GNS246 chromosome 4, iyNomMela1, whole genome shotgun sequence, the following are encoded in one genomic region:
- the LOC116435127 gene encoding acetylcholinesterase: MPRNRSSLTKLEALMVLCLTVLVQLDVCWCSPSHRSRHHADMSHEDAKGFRTGEELPRPAALNSNDDPLVVQTRKGKVRGKTMTATTGKEVDAWFGIPYAQKPLGPLRFRHPRPAEHWPGVLNATTLPNSCVQILDTVFGDFSGATMWNPNTPRSEDCLYVNVVAPRPRPTNAAVMVWIFGGGFYSGSATLDVYDHRTLVSEENVILVSMQYRVASLGFLYFGTSDVPGNAGLFDQMMALQWVRDNIAAFGGNPDNVTLFGESAGAVSVSMHLLSPLSRHLFSQAIMQSGSPTAPWAIISREESIVRGIRLAEAVGCPHDRNNLQEVIDCLLTKDPLDLVRNEWGTLGICEFPFVPVIDGAFLDETPQRSLATSSFKKANIMMGSNTEEGFYFIIYYLTELFRIDSPEDVKVSREQFVSAITELNPYVSQLGRHAIIYEYTDWLHPDDPNANRDALDKIVGDYQFTCNVNEFAGRYAETGNTVYMYYYKHRSANNPWPRWTGVMHADEISYIFGEPLDPLKGYTQEEVALSKRMMRYWANFAKTGDPNVGDVESRSAPHWPAHTAAKKEYLTLDTNSSEIGNGPRVKQCTFWKKYLPHLLSATSKLDRASKETCSGTSVNGGGHLVLMASLLVLGGLLNQRIGVPPLFDARGFV; this comes from the exons ATGCCAAGAAACCGAAGTTCCTTGACGAAACTCGAGGCCCTGATGGTGCTGTGCTTGACGGTGCTGGTCCAGCTGGACGTGTGCTGGTGCTCGCCGTCCCACAGGAGCAGACACCACGCGGACATGTCGCACGAGGACGCGAAGGGTTTCAGAACGGGCGAGGAGCTGCCAAGACCGGCCGCCCTCAATTCGAACGACGATCCGCTGGTAGTTCAGACCAGGAAGGGCAAGGTCAGGGGTAAGACCATGACTGCCACCACGGGGAAGGAGGTCGACGCCTGGTTCGGGATACCTTACGCGCAGAAACCTCTCG GACCGCTGCGATTCCGGCACCCGAGGCCGGCTGAACACTGGCCGGGGGTCCTGAACGCGACCACGCTGCCGAACAGCTGCGTGCAGATCCTGGACACGGTGTTCGGCGACTTCTCGGGCGCCACCATGTGGAACCCGAACACGCCGCGGAGCGAGGATTGCCTTTACGTGAACGTGGTCGCGCCACGCCCTAGGCCTACCAATGCCGCTGTTATGGTATGGATATTCGGTG GTGGCTTTTACTCCGGATCGGCGACCCTCGACGTTTACGATCACAGAACCCTGGTGTCGGAGGAGAACGTGATTCTGGTCTCGATGCAATATCGAGTCGCCAGCCTGGGTTTCCTCTACTTCGGAACGTCGGACGTACCTGGGAACGCCGGTCTGTTCGATCAGATGATGGCCCTTCAGTGGGTCCGCGACAATATCGCTGCCTTTGGCGGAAATCCTGACAACGTGACCCTGTTCGGAGAGAGCGCGGGCGCCGTTTCCGTTTCTATGCACCTACTCTCGCCTCTGTCAAG GCACCTGTTCAGCCAAGCGATCATGCAGTCCGGCTCGCCGACGGCGCCCTGGGCGATCATCTCGCGCGAGGAGTCGATAGTCCGCGGTATCCGGCTCGCGGAGGCGGTCGGTTGTCCTCACGATCGCAACAACCTGCAGGAGGTGATCGATTGCCTGTTGACCAAGGACCCGCTGGACCTCGTCAGGAACGAGTGGGGCACCCTGGGTATCTGCGAGTTCCCGTTCGTGCCGGTGATCGACGGCGCGTTCCTCGACGAGACGCCGCAGCGGTCGTTGGCGACCTCCTCGTTCAAGAAAGCGAACATCATGATGGGCTCGAACACCGAGGAAGGTTTCTACTTCATCATCTACTATCTGACTGAATTGTTCCGCATTGACAGTCCGGAGGACGTGAAGGTGAGCAGGGAGCAGTTCGTCAGCGCGATCACCGAGCTGAACCCGTACGTCAGCCAGCTCGGCAGGCACGCGATCATTTACGAGTACACGGACTGGCTGCACCCGGACGACCCGAACGCGAACCGCGACGCCCTCGACAAGATCGTCGGCGACTACCAGTTCACCTGCAACGTGAACGAGTTCGCCGGACGGTACGCCGAGACTGGGAACACCGTGTACATGTATTACTACAAGCACAG GTCCGCGAACAACCCCTGGCCAAGGTGGACAGGCGTGATGCACGCGGACGAAATCAGCTACATCTTCGGGGAGCCTTTGGACCCCTTGAAAGGCTACACGCAAGAGGAAGTGGCCCTGTCCAAGAGGATGATGAGATATTGGGCTAACTTCGCGAAAACTGG GGACCCGAACGTGGGCGACGTCGAGTCACGGTCCGCGCCCCACTGGCCGGCGCACACTGCCGCGAAGAAAGAGTACCTGACTTTGGACACGAACAGCTCCGAAATCGGCAACGGGCCTAGAGTGAAGCAGTGCACGTTTTGGAAGAAATACCTTCCTCATCTTCTCTCCGCTACAT CGAAACTGGACCGCGCCTCGAAGGAGACGTGCAGCGGCACCAGCGTGAACGGCGGCGGCCATTTGGTGCTGATGGCGAGCCTGCTGGTGCTCGGCGGGCTGCTGAACCAGAGGATCGGCGTGCCGCCGCTCTTCGACGCAAGAGGCTTCGTCTAG